In one Acetomicrobium sp. S15 = DSM 107314 genomic region, the following are encoded:
- a CDS encoding HPr family phosphocarrier protein, with protein sequence MAERNVTVKNPHGLHARPAALFVQKASSFSSSSITVVKDGQEVDAKSILAILSLGVEPGTTITIRADGDNAEKAIAELAAICEDTSI encoded by the coding sequence ATGGCAGAGAGGAACGTAACCGTCAAGAACCCACACGGCCTTCACGCAAGGCCGGCAGCTTTATTCGTTCAAAAGGCTTCTTCTTTTTCTTCCTCCTCCATTACCGTCGTCAAGGACGGTCAGGAGGTCGATGCCAAAAGCATCCTTGCCATATTGAGCTTGGGAGTAGAACCGGGTACCACGATAACCATCAGGGCAGATGGCGATAACGCAGAGAAGGCCATAGCCGAGCTCGCAGCGATATGCGAGGATACCTCCATATGA